Proteins from one Paraburkholderia sp. BL10I2N1 genomic window:
- a CDS encoding glycosyltransferase family 4 protein — protein MNHDVLEKTVLRPSTPAARSASAEVAVPPQIAKTPQRPGIRPDKPVRIAIVHDWLVTYAGAERVLEQIIACFPDADLFSLVDFLDDRTFVRGKPVTTSFIQKLPFARTKYRAWLPLMPLAIEQLDVSDYDVVISSSHAVAKGVLTGPDQVHISYVHSPIRYAWDLQHQYLKQSNLISGPRSALARMILHYIRNWDIRTSNSVDAFVANSAFIARRIKKVYQRDAQVIFPPVDVDAFSLNEQKEDFYLTASRMVPYKKIDLIVEAFAKMPQRRLVVIGDGPDMQKVRAKATPNVEIMGYQPFAVLHDRMRRAKAFVFAAEEDFGISVVEAQACGTPVIAYGKGGALETVRDLYEPRPTGMFFDEQSTDSIIAAVDDFDANSTRFSAADCRANAEQFSARHFRERFFEHVQQNVPALRSATLPACDAGAPVKLDGSPPSAQSAQAAASMRVLAIDQSGVLGGAELSLLEIVKTLRARIQVVLFDDGPFRVALGHAGVNADVLDSGALRHVRKQGGKLPKGQALKGLASLVRATAARARNADVIYANTQRAMVIGAVAGRLTRKPVVWHLRDIVSAEHFGRKQLAIIKWCAKFGLAHVIANSAASVRAFADLTNFDSKRIDVVFNGISDAPFEALRDVSQSVLRARLGLPEDAFLVGSFSRLARWKGQHVLLEAMLLNPKMHAVLVGAPLFGEDEYEAELQAFVATHDIGDRVHFLGFQHDIAACMCAVDVVAHSSITPEPFGRVIVEGMLAQRPVVAARAGGVIEIIEDGVDGLLCEPGDAFALAHTLTRLQSHASLRDRLVTAGYRTALQRFGTDNYVSGVERILKKVAGKA, from the coding sequence ATGAATCACGACGTCCTTGAAAAAACCGTCCTGCGCCCGTCGACGCCAGCCGCACGCAGCGCCAGCGCGGAAGTCGCCGTCCCGCCGCAGATCGCGAAAACGCCGCAGCGGCCGGGCATTCGCCCCGACAAGCCGGTGCGCATTGCGATCGTGCACGACTGGCTCGTCACCTATGCCGGCGCGGAGCGCGTGCTGGAACAGATCATCGCGTGTTTCCCGGATGCGGATCTGTTCAGCCTCGTCGATTTTCTCGACGATCGCACGTTCGTGCGTGGCAAGCCGGTGACCACGTCGTTCATCCAGAAGCTGCCGTTTGCGCGCACGAAATATCGCGCATGGCTGCCGTTGATGCCGCTCGCAATCGAGCAGCTCGACGTGTCGGACTATGACGTCGTGATCTCCAGCAGCCATGCCGTGGCGAAGGGCGTGCTGACCGGACCCGACCAGGTTCATATCAGCTACGTGCATTCGCCGATCCGCTACGCGTGGGACCTGCAGCATCAGTACCTGAAGCAGTCGAATCTCATCAGCGGCCCGCGTTCGGCGCTTGCGCGGATGATTCTTCACTACATCCGCAACTGGGACATCCGCACATCGAATTCGGTCGACGCATTTGTCGCGAATTCGGCGTTCATCGCACGGCGCATCAAGAAGGTGTATCAGCGCGACGCGCAGGTGATCTTTCCGCCGGTGGATGTCGACGCTTTTTCGCTCAACGAGCAGAAGGAAGACTTCTATCTGACCGCCTCGCGGATGGTGCCGTACAAGAAGATCGATCTGATCGTCGAGGCGTTTGCGAAAATGCCGCAGCGGCGGCTCGTCGTGATCGGTGACGGACCGGACATGCAGAAGGTTCGCGCGAAGGCGACGCCGAACGTCGAGATCATGGGTTACCAGCCATTCGCGGTGCTCCACGACAGGATGCGGCGCGCGAAGGCCTTTGTGTTCGCTGCGGAAGAAGACTTCGGGATTTCGGTGGTCGAAGCGCAGGCCTGCGGCACCCCCGTGATTGCGTATGGCAAGGGCGGCGCACTCGAAACGGTGCGCGATCTCTATGAGCCGCGTCCGACCGGCATGTTCTTCGACGAGCAGAGCACGGACTCCATCATCGCGGCCGTCGATGATTTCGACGCAAACAGCACGCGTTTTTCGGCTGCGGATTGCCGGGCGAACGCGGAGCAGTTTTCGGCCAGACACTTTCGCGAGCGCTTTTTCGAGCACGTCCAGCAAAACGTTCCAGCGCTGCGCAGCGCGACGTTGCCCGCCTGCGACGCGGGGGCACCGGTCAAGCTGGATGGCTCGCCGCCATCAGCACAATCCGCCCAGGCGGCGGCGAGCATGCGTGTGCTGGCGATCGATCAAAGCGGCGTGCTGGGCGGCGCCGAGCTCTCGCTGCTCGAGATCGTCAAGACACTGCGCGCGCGCATACAGGTGGTCCTGTTCGACGATGGTCCGTTCCGTGTAGCGCTCGGCCACGCAGGCGTGAATGCCGACGTACTCGATTCCGGCGCACTGCGTCACGTGCGCAAGCAGGGGGGCAAGCTGCCGAAGGGACAGGCCTTGAAGGGGCTCGCGTCGCTCGTGCGCGCGACCGCCGCACGCGCGCGCAACGCCGACGTGATCTATGCGAACACGCAGCGGGCGATGGTGATCGGCGCGGTGGCGGGGCGTCTCACGCGCAAGCCGGTGGTCTGGCATCTGCGCGATATCGTCAGCGCCGAACATTTCGGCCGCAAGCAGCTGGCGATCATCAAGTGGTGTGCGAAATTCGGCCTGGCGCACGTCATCGCGAACTCGGCAGCGTCGGTGCGCGCGTTCGCCGATCTGACTAATTTCGACAGCAAGCGGATCGACGTCGTGTTCAACGGTATTTCCGACGCGCCGTTCGAGGCGTTGCGCGATGTTTCGCAAAGTGTCCTGCGTGCGCGACTTGGTCTGCCCGAAGATGCGTTTCTGGTCGGCTCGTTTAGCCGCCTCGCGCGCTGGAAAGGACAACATGTGCTGCTCGAAGCGATGTTGCTCAACCCGAAGATGCATGCGGTGCTCGTCGGCGCACCGCTGTTCGGCGAAGACGAATACGAGGCGGAACTGCAGGCGTTCGTCGCGACGCACGACATCGGCGACCGCGTGCATTTTCTCGGCTTCCAGCACGATATCGCCGCCTGCATGTGCGCGGTCGATGTGGTGGCGCACTCGTCGATCACGCCTGAGCCGTTTGGCCGCGTGATCGTCGAAGGCATGCTGGCGCAGCGTCCGGTGGTCGCAGCGCGTGCAGGTGGGGTGATCGAGATCATCGAGGATGGGGTGGACGGCCTGCTGTGCGAGCCGGGCGACGCATTCGCTCTCGCCCATACGCTCACACGGCTGCAATCGCATGCGTCGCTGCGTGACCGCCTCGTCACAGCCGGATATCGGACCGCGCTGCAACGCTTCGGAACGGACAACTACGTGTCCGGCGTCGAGCGCATTCTGAAGAAGGTTGCAGGGAAGGCTTGA
- a CDS encoding flippase, with product MDKGILKNVAINFCGLVLPTFVSLVTVPAYIRTLGVERYGVISLVWTLIGYFGILDLGMSMAAQNHISKARASGDDEESARVFWSAFWLNLCTGIIGGLVIYFGAFMYTAYFSKVSPALRHEVYMALPWLAIAIPIANVSWVFAGAINGAERFGIYNTNQTIGTFLFQLLPLGAAWLIAPNLQNVLAAAVVARLIAGLMLGRSTIKVLNIRRIRAPQLGVAKDLFSFGGWMLITSVTNMVSESLDRVMLGTGLGARFVTYYTVPQNLVMRLNMLSTAFVRTLFPRMSAVRRDHAGTIAQQSLEFLNSAFTPIAIVTMFALEPFLRLWVGNDLAVQAAPVGRILVISVWLIGQANVTRVLIQSQVNPASAARVALFELPLLAAGLWFGIRYFGVAGAAVAVAARSLFDYAVLLWLSAIRARPILFDMLPHLAFLLGSLYLASFLSSLAIAIAAGAVIVLANVGWSLTMTPAVRELARSLLLRLNPRKSA from the coding sequence ATGGACAAAGGCATCCTCAAGAACGTGGCGATCAATTTTTGCGGGCTGGTCCTGCCGACCTTTGTTTCGCTCGTCACGGTGCCGGCGTACATCAGGACGCTTGGCGTCGAGCGATATGGCGTGATCAGCCTCGTGTGGACGCTGATCGGCTACTTCGGAATTCTCGATCTCGGCATGAGCATGGCCGCGCAGAATCACATTTCGAAGGCGCGCGCATCGGGCGACGATGAAGAGAGCGCCAGGGTCTTCTGGAGCGCGTTCTGGCTCAATCTGTGCACGGGCATCATCGGCGGCCTCGTGATTTATTTCGGCGCGTTCATGTACACCGCGTACTTCTCGAAGGTGTCGCCGGCGTTGCGGCACGAGGTGTACATGGCGTTGCCCTGGCTTGCGATTGCGATTCCGATCGCCAACGTCTCGTGGGTGTTTGCTGGCGCAATCAACGGGGCTGAACGCTTTGGCATCTACAACACCAACCAGACCATCGGTACGTTTCTGTTCCAGCTGCTGCCGCTCGGCGCGGCATGGCTGATCGCGCCGAATCTGCAGAACGTGCTGGCGGCCGCGGTGGTGGCGCGGCTCATTGCCGGGCTCATGCTCGGCCGCTCGACGATCAAGGTGCTCAATATTCGCCGGATTCGCGCGCCGCAGCTCGGGGTCGCGAAGGACCTGTTCAGCTTCGGCGGCTGGATGTTGATCACGAGCGTCACCAACATGGTCTCCGAGTCGCTCGACCGCGTGATGCTCGGCACAGGGCTCGGCGCGCGCTTCGTCACGTACTACACGGTGCCGCAGAATCTGGTGATGCGTCTGAACATGCTGTCGACCGCCTTCGTCCGCACGCTGTTCCCGCGGATGTCCGCGGTTCGTCGCGACCATGCGGGCACGATTGCGCAGCAGTCGCTCGAATTTCTCAACAGCGCGTTCACGCCGATTGCGATCGTGACGATGTTCGCCCTTGAACCGTTCCTGCGGCTGTGGGTGGGCAACGATCTCGCGGTGCAGGCCGCGCCGGTCGGACGCATCCTCGTCATATCGGTGTGGCTCATCGGGCAGGCGAACGTCACGCGCGTCCTGATCCAGTCGCAGGTCAACCCCGCTTCAGCGGCACGTGTCGCGCTCTTCGAGTTGCCGCTCCTCGCCGCCGGGCTATGGTTCGGCATCAGATATTTTGGCGTGGCTGGTGCGGCGGTGGCGGTGGCAGCCCGGTCGCTGTTCGACTACGCCGTGCTGTTGTGGCTGTCCGCCATCCGGGCACGCCCGATCCTGTTCGACATGCTGCCGCATCTGGCCTTCCTGCTGGGCAGCCTGTATCTGGCCAGTTTCCTTTCCAGTCTCGCGATCGCGATCGCAGCGGGCGCCGTGATCGTGCTCGCGAATGTCGGCTGGTCGCTCACGATGACGCCCGCTGTACGCGAGCTTGCCCGTTCTCTGCTGCTGCGACTGAACCCGAGGAAAAGCGCATGA
- a CDS encoding acyltransferase, translating into MTASALPAPPSHAHRIVQLDGLRAIAVLAVFAQHALRAPFWMGVDLFFVLSGFLITGILLERKARGQSYFGYFYSRRARRILPPYILLMILSSLVFGLAWAKHWPWYVLFATNIGDALGQSGHDSLNVLWSLAVEEQFYIFWPFVVLLLPKRALAIVAASLIVIVPVLRAVATPWFDTFWPIYYLTPFRMDLLSAGALLAIIQRRNRDAFEGYEVAAVLAFFAALAVLVWLHLHFPRFRAANTPLSNAGLYSVSLVLCTSALIIALQSKGIVKRVLSNPVLVYVGTISYAIYLIHLSVLYTIWPLGLNRYLSAALALVITLAYASITWFAFERRLIHGPSRQRAHTQAAPDANQPGRTQGSTQGRA; encoded by the coding sequence ATGACTGCAAGCGCCCTACCCGCGCCACCCTCACACGCTCATCGCATTGTGCAACTCGATGGTCTTCGCGCCATCGCCGTGCTCGCCGTATTCGCCCAACACGCGCTCAGGGCGCCTTTCTGGATGGGCGTGGATCTTTTCTTCGTGCTCAGCGGCTTTCTGATTACCGGCATCCTGCTCGAGCGCAAGGCGCGCGGCCAGTCGTATTTCGGTTATTTTTACTCGCGTCGCGCGCGGCGCATCCTGCCTCCGTACATTTTGCTGATGATCTTGTCATCGCTGGTGTTCGGATTGGCCTGGGCGAAACACTGGCCGTGGTATGTACTCTTCGCCACCAATATCGGCGATGCGCTCGGACAGAGCGGGCACGACAGTCTGAATGTGCTCTGGTCGCTTGCCGTCGAAGAGCAGTTCTATATTTTCTGGCCGTTCGTCGTGCTGCTGTTGCCGAAACGCGCGCTTGCGATCGTGGCTGCTTCGCTGATCGTCATCGTGCCGGTCCTGCGTGCCGTCGCGACGCCGTGGTTCGACACGTTCTGGCCGATCTATTACCTGACACCGTTCCGCATGGATCTGCTGTCCGCAGGCGCGTTGCTCGCGATTATCCAGAGGCGCAACCGCGACGCGTTCGAGGGATATGAGGTCGCGGCCGTACTGGCTTTTTTCGCCGCGCTGGCCGTGCTCGTGTGGCTCCATCTGCACTTTCCCCGTTTCCGGGCGGCCAACACGCCGCTGTCGAATGCCGGGCTGTACAGCGTGTCGCTCGTGCTGTGCACGTCCGCGCTCATCATCGCCCTGCAGTCGAAGGGTATCGTCAAACGCGTGCTGAGCAACCCGGTGCTCGTCTACGTGGGCACGATCAGCTACGCGATCTATCTGATTCACCTGAGCGTGCTGTACACGATCTGGCCGCTGGGCCTGAACCGCTACCTGAGCGCCGCGCTGGCGCTTGTCATTACGCTCGCCTATGCGAGCATCACGTGGTTCGCCTTCGAGCGCCGTCTGATCCATGGCCCGTCAAGGCAACGCGCCCATACGCAGGCGGCGCCCGACGCGAACCAGCCCGGCAGAACACAGGGCAGCACACAGGGCCGCGCATGA
- a CDS encoding SGNH/GDSL hydrolase family protein, which translates to MNLSSTARATAGALFVAMLAVTGAAASGASRPEDGPHATGPVVLIEAYGDSTTLGISCSGGHCGPLAQNAVSDLQDALQATHGASVTVTNFGVGGTMAYQLRDGTERGRGEPWKARLAASRAQIVTINYGINEVMHNQTPEQFYAAETELVTTARALGKLPVLETSNPMPDGRLNAKLAMMAAMTRRVAAEQRVPLVDQFSYISALPDWKTMMSDGAHPKPELYRLKANQDFDVIDPLVRRMLDDPSKKHASTEPDHISKGQP; encoded by the coding sequence ATGAACCTCAGCTCAACTGCGCGCGCCACTGCGGGCGCCCTCTTCGTCGCGATGCTTGCCGTGACCGGCGCGGCGGCGAGCGGTGCATCGCGGCCTGAAGACGGCCCGCACGCAACCGGGCCGGTCGTGTTGATCGAAGCCTACGGAGATTCGACGACCCTCGGCATCTCATGCAGCGGCGGTCATTGCGGGCCGCTCGCACAGAATGCCGTCAGCGACCTGCAGGACGCGCTGCAGGCCACGCACGGCGCAAGCGTGACGGTCACCAACTTCGGCGTCGGCGGCACGATGGCGTACCAGTTGCGCGACGGCACCGAACGCGGTCGCGGCGAGCCGTGGAAAGCCCGTCTCGCGGCATCGCGCGCGCAGATCGTGACGATCAACTACGGCATCAACGAAGTGATGCACAACCAGACGCCTGAACAGTTCTACGCGGCGGAAACCGAACTCGTCACGACCGCACGCGCGCTCGGCAAGCTGCCGGTTCTGGAGACATCGAACCCGATGCCCGACGGCCGGCTCAACGCGAAGCTCGCGATGATGGCCGCCATGACCCGCCGCGTCGCGGCGGAACAGCGCGTGCCGCTCGTCGACCAGTTCTCCTACATCTCGGCCCTGCCGGACTGGAAGACGATGATGTCGGACGGCGCGCATCCGAAGCCGGAGCTCTATCGCCTGAAAGCAAACCAGGACTTCGACGTCATCGACCCGCTCGTGCGGCGCATGCTCGATGATCCGTCGAAGAAACACGCCAGTACCGAACCGGATCACATATCAAAGGGGCAACCATGA